The Methanoculleus caldifontis genome includes the window AGATGTATGGATAATCCTGCAATGGACTCGATCTCAGGGAGAGGGTTTCAACAGAGCCAAAAATATTACTTCCGGCGCGACGCCAGTTCCGCGAGCACGTCCTCGACATCCGTGCCCGAGGCCTTGAGCGCCACCAGGAAGTGGAAGAGAAGGTCGGCGGCTTCCGAGACCGTCCGTTCCGGGACCTGATTCTTTGCGGCAAGGATGAACTCGACCGCCTCTTCCCCGACCTTCTCGAGGGACTTGTCGACCCCCTTCCGGTGGGTCAGGACGGAGCTGACGTAGCTCTCGGCCGAGGGGTGCTCCGCACGGTCGAGGATGACCTCCCAGACCTCTTCGAGGACGGCCCAGTCACGCATGGGTCTCCTCCTCCCGTGCCAGGACCTCGCCGAGGTCGGTATCGAAGTAGCGGGAGAGCAGAAGCCGCGCTTTCTCGATGGTGCATCCCCCTTTCCCGATGGCTATGCCGAGATCGCCCTTGTTGATATAGATGGTGAGCCTCCCGTCCTCCTCGCGGCGGGTGCCGACCACCTGGGCCGGTTTGAAGACGTTCCGGGTGAACGTCTCGACCTCCGAGGAGTACTCGACCATCTCGGTCCGCCTCCCGAGGACCCGCTGCATCTTGCGGATGTTGCTTCCCTTTCTTCCGATGGCGAGGCCCATATCTCCTTCTTTTATGATGTATACGATGCGGTCGAAGCGCTCGTCGATGATGCAGTCGAGCGCCGTCGCCCTGGTAAGAATTCTCAGCTCTTCGATGTATCTTCGTTCTTTAAAACATATTGTTCGTATCATTAGAGAAGTCCCCGATGGGAATGATGCGGTATGATATAGTCGCTCGGGGAATATATATCTAGGTTCCTTTCGTTCCTGCCGGGCTAGCACTTCTGCAGGATCACCTTGATGGCCGCTCCTTCTCCCGGTCTGCCGGGTATGCGGTCCGCCGCCCAGACGCGGCCGCCGTACCGGGCGACGAGGGTCTTGACGATATGGAGGCCGAGTCCCCTGCTCCCCGACGCGGACGCGGTCTTGTTCCCCCGGTCGAACCGGTCGAAGATGTTGGGCTTTAAGTGGTCCGGTATGCCGATACCGTTGTCGGCGATCGTCATCGTCACGGTATCGGCGGTCTCCGTGACGGAGATCTCGACCCTGACCTTCATCCCCCCGAACTTGACGCTGTTGCTGATCAGGTTCGATACGACGTCTTCGAGGAGGGGGCTCGCCCAGACCATGCGGCTCTCCGGCTCGTAGCGGATGTCGATCCCGGCGTAGCGCCGGATCTGACTCTCGACGATCCTGTTCAGGTCGACCGGTTCGAGTCGGATCCGGTGCTCGTCGAGCGCATTTAGGAGTTCGACGTTCTTGATGACGGTGATCCCCTGCTCGACCGTGTTCTTGACCCTCTGCGCGAGTTCCGCCTCCTCGCCGGAGAGCCGCTCGCGGAGCATCTCGATGACCGTCGCCGCGACCATGCTGGTGTTGTAGATATCGGTCCCGAGCAGGTCGAGGTAGAGGCCGGCTTTCCGGCCGGTCTCCTGGAGGGCCCGATCGCGGAGGAGGTCGCCGGAGATGTCGCGGCAGACCCCGGCGGCCGAGGCGATCTTCCCCGCCGAGTCGTGCAGGGGGTGGATGATGATCTGGAACGGCCGCCGGTCGCCGCCCCAGGTCAACGACCGGGTCTCCGTGATGACCTCTCCCCCGGCGATCGCTCTCTGCGCGGCCCCGACCAGGAACTCCGCCTCATCGGCCGGGAAGAGGGCGCGGGCGCTCCTGCCCACGACCTCTTCGGTATCGGGGGCGCCGGTCCGGAAGAACCGGGTGAAGATGCCGTCCCCGTCGAGGGTGAAGATCATGCCGGGCAGGGAGGCCGCGAGGATCCGGACCTGCTCCTCCGGGATGCCGGGGTCCGTCTCCGCAGAGGCGTCCCGGAAGGTCTCGAGCACCCCGGCGAGCCTGCCGGCTTCGTCGTGGAGGGGGGCCGCCATGCAGACGACGGCTCTCCCGGACGCGAGGGGGATCCGCGACTCGGCGAGCATCCCTTCGCCCTCGTGGGGCAGCAGACGGTAGTCGCCGCTCCCGGGCTCGTCCCGGGCCAGGACGCAGTCCGCAAGCGTGGGGCGCTTCTCGCCGAAGAGCGCCTGCCCGTGGGCAAAGCCGTCTCTCCCGACGATCTCCTCCGCGGAGACGCCCGTATACTGTTCCATGCCGTTGTTCCAGACGACGACCCGCCCTGCGCAGTCGAGGACAAGTGCCGGCTGCTCCAGGTGGTTGAAGATACTCATGGGTATTCGGCTGCAGTTCGTGGACTCGCTGAATCGTTTCTGGTTCATCTTCACACGCATCACCCGGGAACGGCTCTCGCCCCCTATAAAGCCGCCAGCCGATCCACCGGATCTCGCGGGTGTCTCTCGTGCTGGCGGGTGCCGCGTCATGCACTCTTGCCGGCCCCGGCCCCGGGGATCGCCCTGCCTTTCTGCGGCTGCTTCGGCGGCCGTCATGAAGACAGGGCGATCCCGGGGTCCGGGACGAACGCGCTGGAAAAAGTGTCTGGAAGCGCCGGTTAAAAGGGTGTCTGTTTATTCCTTCAGGTATATATCTCCCGTGGGATGTAATATTTATACTTTGCCTGATGACTCCGGTGCATATCCGCCACTGTTTGATCTATCGCTCCGTTTTACACTTTCCCGGGCTTAACGGCCCACTCACAGTACCCTTTTGCCCGCGGGTGCGGGAACGCGGGAGAGGCCGTCTGGGGCCGGTGAAGTAACTTAATATTTGAGTATTTGCAGATCATAGATGATGTTCGGGCGCTACATGGGCTCTTTTCATCGGGAATACGGCGATATTATGGTGGAGGCCGAGCGGGCTAACGGTCTTCTCACCTACCGGCGCAGGTGCGGGGAGCAGACGTTCGAGCGGATCCTGGTCACGAAGACGGGCGAGATGATCATCAACCCGGTGGAGCCGGTCAATCTCCCCAAAGAGATCACGAACTACCTCCAGGTGGAGTTCTCCCCGATGGTCCTCGAGCCCGGCACCACCCAGACGGTCTACCTGAAGTTCCCCGTTGAGATCGGCGTCTTCCTCGAGTCTGCAAAGGACATCGAGGTGCTGGACGTCTTCGCCAACGGCAGCCAGAAGTACACGCTCTACGGTCCCCAGACGAACGGGGTCATCGCCCGGTACCACCGGAGCGCGGTCTACTCCGAGATCCCCTCAGTCGAGTGCTTCTGCGAGGGCGTGATGGAACTCTCCATCACGAACGCATCCCGCGAGTGGGTGGAGGTCTCGCAGGTCGTCTTTGACAGCACCGATATGAAGATCTACTACAACGACTTCGTGACGACCACCGCCACGATGAACATCATCAGCGCCAACCTGGCGGAGACGGACTTCGTCGACGCGCCCCTCCGGCCGGGGATGGTGAAGTCCGTCGAGCTCTATGCGGCCCGCAAGATCCCGGTGATCAACCGGGGCTACCTGATGGAGTGGGGATTCACATGAACTTCAACGTGACCGAGATCCTGGAGATGCCCGTCGGCATCGGGGATATCACCCTCGAGCATCTCGTCTACTTCATCGTCATCCTCACCCTCGGCGTCACCGTCGCGAGGATCGTCTCAAAGAACGTCCGACGAGCCCTCACGGACAGGTTGCCCAAGAGCGAGCGCGAACTGGTGACGAAACTGATCTACTACGTCATCGTCGTCTGGGCCTTCGTCTTCGCCCTCCCGCAGCTCAACGTCGACCTCTCCGGTCTCCTGGTGGCCGGAGGAATCGTCGGTCTGGTCATCGGTTTCGCAAGCCAGAGCGTCGTCTCGAACCTGATCTCCGGTCTCTTCCTGATGTTCGAGCGCCCGATCAAGATCGGCGACAACATCAACGTATCGGGCGTCACCGGCAGCGTCGAGGACATCCGCGTCCTCTCGACCGTCGTCAAGATGTACGACGGGATCTATGTCCGGATCCCGAACGAGAAGATCTTCACCTCGAACATCACGAACTACGTCCAGAACGCGGCCCGGAGGTTCGAGTACGAGATCGGGATCCGGTACCAGGACGACGCGGACAAGGCGATCCGGATCACCAGAGGGGTCATCGCGAGCCACCCCTTCGCGCTGAAGAACCCGGCCCCCTCGGTCTACGTCGACAACCTCGGTGACGACGGGGTCAACCTGATGGTTCGCATCTGGGCGCCGGCCCGGGAATGGTGGGATGTCAGGACCGACCTCCTCTGGAGGATCAAGCAGGAACTCGAAGCGAACGGCATCGAGATGCCCTTCCCGCAGCGCACTGTCTGGTTTGCCGACGGACTCGAGGTGAAGAACCGGGCTGCCCGAAAGAACGAGAGGGAGGAGTAACCCTTTTTTTCAGACCCGGTGCACCCTCCCGGCCCCACCCGGCCGGAAGGAGTCCGGGTAACGCCCCGCGAGGTCCCCTATCCTATCGGTGCAGTGGGATGCGGAGAGGTACTTCACCCCGGCGAGGGCCCCGACGTCCTCGTCGGTGACGGTGTGCAGCCCGCCGATGACGCCCCATACCGGCCCGACCTCTGAGACCCGATCGACTATCCGGCCGACGTGGGGGTGGGCGCACCCGGTGACGACCAGGTAGCCGTCCGGCACGGCGATCGCGAGCGACTGTTCGCGGATATCGGTCCCGAGCGGTCCGGTCGCCGCGATCCCCTCAGCGATCCCGGTCCAGCCGGCCGTGATCCGGGGCTCGGTGTACTCCCGGATGAGCGCGAGCGTCTTTTCGGAGAAACCGTCGTGGACGTAGACCTCCATCGACGGGTTTGCCGCGAGGATCGCCGCGATGCCGCCGATATGGTCGTGGTGGTCGTGGGAGAGGACGAGCGTTCCCACGGCCGCGGGATCGATGCCGAGCGCCTGCATGTTCCTGAGGAGGACGTCGCCGCGCTCCCCGGTATCGAAGAGCAGCCCCGCCTCCTCTACCAGGCAGGAGAACCCCCAGTCGGGGGTGAGCCCCTCCCGGCAGGGGATGTTGTTGTAGACCTCGATGATGGTGGGCATAGAAGAGACTCCACCTACCTGATCATCCCTCGGGGGCGATTATCCTTCCCGATGAGGCAGGAGGCCGGGTCCGGGGCTCGGAGCACCCCGGACCTGCAGACGAAAAATGGGTTTGCGAGAGGGTTACACGATGACGTAGGAGATGGAGACGCTCGCGGTCACGTCGATCTCACCGGCCTCGAGCGGGGTCGGGACGGCGCTGCCCACCGCCTTCTCCATGCCCATGTAGCGGCTGTCGTAGGCCATGGGGATGTAGTTGTTCCCGACGTTGACCTCTTTGACGTCGACGATCCTCTTGCCGAGGGCCGCGGCGACCGCGTCCGCGTCGCCCCGCGCCTGCGCCACGGCGGCGGTCAGGGCCTGGGAGCGGAACTCCTGCTGCCTTGCGTCGCTTAAGGTGAACGCGAACCGGTCGACCCGGTTTGCACCGTTCGCGACGGCGATGTCGACGATCTCGCCGGCACGGTTGACGTCGTTTAGCGTGACTTCAAGGGTGTTGGTGACGCGGTAGAACCTGACCTTTGAGTCGCCGAAGGGCCGGCTGTCGCTCTCGGTCACCGGGTAGATGCTGTAGGCGGCGGTCCTGATGTCCCTGGCCGGGATGCCGGCGTTCTTCAGGGCGTTGATCACGGTGTCCATCTTCCGGGCGTTCTCTTGCTGCGCCGTCTTGACGTCGGCGTGCTCGGTCTCGACCGCGAAGACGATGACGGCCTGGTCGGGCGTGGTCGTCACTTTGCCGGTGCCGAAGACATAGATCAGTTTGTCTTTAGATTCCTCCGGGAGCTGGGCGGTGACGTTCCCGATCACCGCTGCGCAGAGGACCATCAGGGCGATCCCCAGAAGTGCTGTCTTTCCTCGCATAAGTATCAATCATCTCTTGGTTCGGTCAAAATAAATATCTTGCTTTAGCTACGAGAATTTTCGTAACTTTACTTTGAGGAATCGCTAAACGGGGTGTTTATATTTGGATTTGAGTCGCCGCTCACTCCCCGCCGCTCTCCGGGATCAGCCCGGCCGCCGCCACCAGCCGGGCGATCAGGACCGCGATATAGAGGGTCCCGCTCACGGTCTCGAGCAGGGCAAGCGACCGGGCCTGGTCGGTGAGCGGCGTGATGTCGCCGTAGCCCAGCGTCGCGAGGGTGACGAAGCTGTAGTAGATGAACGTGGGGAAGGTGAAGGCCGCGTCCGGCTGGCTGCTCGCAAACGATCCGGGGTTGACGGTCTCGACGAGGCTGTAGGCGGTCGCCCAGGTGAGGCCCATGAGGAGGTAGACGGAGACCGCTCCGGAGATGGTGTCGGAGGTGACCCGGCGTGCACTGACGACCCGCAGGAGGCAGATGAGTGCGGTGAAGGCGTAGAAGAGGAGCGTGAAGATGCTCTCGGCAGTGCCGAGGGCGGGGACCCCGGTGATGATATAGAGCCAGCCCAGGCCGAAGGCGGGGACGGCGAGGAGGGCGGCGATCACGACCTGCCGCCGCCGGTTGCTCACGGCGTAGACGCCGGTGGTCAGGACAAACCACGAGAGCACTTTCAGGGCGATCGGGTCTGCGCCCACGTAGGGGTAGACGGCGAGCAGGAGGATGAGGGCGGCGAGGAGGTAGTGGAACTGCATGGCCCTGGCGCGGGCGAGGTACCGGGCGAGAGGCCCTCTCATGCTCCGGCCTCCAGGGCCCTGATCGCGTCGAGCATCTCCCCGGCGGACCGGTAACGGTCGGCGGGGTCTTTTGCGAGGCAGCGGAGGATGACCGCATCAAGCCCCGCGAGGGCGGGGTCGAGCGCCGACGGGGGAGCCGGCTCTGCGTTCCTGACGGCGAGGGCAAGTTCCCCGGCCCCTTCGCCGGCAAACGGGGTTTTGCCCGTCGCCATCTCATAGAGGACGGCGCCGAGCTGGTAGATGTCGGTCGCGGCCCCCGTCCGCCCGAACCGTTCCGGGTCTATCTGTTCGGGGGCCGCGTAGGCGAGGGTGAACCCGGCGGCACCGGTCTCCCGGGTCTCCGCCGGCCTCGTGCTCGTCCCCCAGTCGGCGATCTTCGGCGTCAGGTCGTCGGCAAGAAGGATGTTGCCGGGCTTGATGTCGCGGTGGACGATACCCCGCCCGTGGGCGTAGGCGAGCCCGGCGGCGATCCCGGCAGCGATCCGGAGGGCTTCGGCCGGCGGGAGGGGTTTTTTCAGGCTATCGAGGCTCCGGGGCAGGTACTCCATCTCGACGAACGGGATGGGGAGGATGTTGACCGAGCGGACCCGGACGATGTTCGGATGGACCAGGTCCTCCTGGAACCGCATCTCCCGCATGAAGGTCTTCCCGGTCGCCTCGTCGTAGGAGACCGGGACCTTGACCGCCACGGTCATGCCGTCGTCGCCTCTCATCGCGGAGAAGACCTGGCCGAGCCCCCCTCTCCCGACGAAGGCGACCCGGTCGTAGCGGCCGGCAAGTTCCGCCGGGAACCCTGGCGGGTGGAGGGGCGGCATCGTCTGATATGCGTCGGGCGGGACGGTGGCCGCCGCCGCCTCTTCCTGCGGCCTCCTGAGGTGCATGCCGATTGCGGCGCCGGCGCCGACCAGGAGGAGGGCGAGGAGAACCCCCGGCCAGGGGGACCCGTCCTGGCCGGGGCTTGCAACGGTCTCCGTCGGCACCGGGGTGACGGTCGCTTCCGGTGACGGAAGGGCGGTCGGGGTTGTCGCCGGCGTGACGGTCGGTTCCGGCGAGGGGACTGTCGTGGGCGTGGGCTCCGGCGTGGTGCCGCCTTTGCCGTTGTCCGGCTTCTTTGTGGCCTCGAGAGCCTTCTCTGAGGCGCTGGAGTGCTCCGGGGGGCCTCCCGCGCCGGCTACCGCGGGG containing:
- the hisE gene encoding phosphoribosyl-ATP diphosphatase; the protein is MRDWAVLEEVWEVILDRAEHPSAESYVSSVLTHRKGVDKSLEKVGEEAVEFILAAKNQVPERTVSEAADLLFHFLVALKASGTDVEDVLAELASRRK
- a CDS encoding NusA-like transcription termination signal-binding factor, encoding MIRTICFKERRYIEELRILTRATALDCIIDERFDRIVYIIKEGDMGLAIGRKGSNIRKMQRVLGRRTEMVEYSSEVETFTRNVFKPAQVVGTRREEDGRLTIYINKGDLGIAIGKGGCTIEKARLLLSRYFDTDLGEVLAREEETHA
- a CDS encoding sensor histidine kinase: MRVKMNQKRFSESTNCSRIPMSIFNHLEQPALVLDCAGRVVVWNNGMEQYTGVSAEEIVGRDGFAHGQALFGEKRPTLADCVLARDEPGSGDYRLLPHEGEGMLAESRIPLASGRAVVCMAAPLHDEAGRLAGVLETFRDASAETDPGIPEEQVRILAASLPGMIFTLDGDGIFTRFFRTGAPDTEEVVGRSARALFPADEAEFLVGAAQRAIAGGEVITETRSLTWGGDRRPFQIIIHPLHDSAGKIASAAGVCRDISGDLLRDRALQETGRKAGLYLDLLGTDIYNTSMVAATVIEMLRERLSGEEAELAQRVKNTVEQGITVIKNVELLNALDEHRIRLEPVDLNRIVESQIRRYAGIDIRYEPESRMVWASPLLEDVVSNLISNSVKFGGMKVRVEISVTETADTVTMTIADNGIGIPDHLKPNIFDRFDRGNKTASASGSRGLGLHIVKTLVARYGGRVWAADRIPGRPGEGAAIKVILQKC
- a CDS encoding DUF432 domain-containing protein; translation: MVEAERANGLLTYRRRCGEQTFERILVTKTGEMIINPVEPVNLPKEITNYLQVEFSPMVLEPGTTQTVYLKFPVEIGVFLESAKDIEVLDVFANGSQKYTLYGPQTNGVIARYHRSAVYSEIPSVECFCEGVMELSITNASREWVEVSQVVFDSTDMKIYYNDFVTTTATMNIISANLAETDFVDAPLRPGMVKSVELYAARKIPVINRGYLMEWGFT
- a CDS encoding mechanosensitive ion channel family protein, with the translated sequence MNFNVTEILEMPVGIGDITLEHLVYFIVILTLGVTVARIVSKNVRRALTDRLPKSERELVTKLIYYVIVVWAFVFALPQLNVDLSGLLVAGGIVGLVIGFASQSVVSNLISGLFLMFERPIKIGDNINVSGVTGSVEDIRVLSTVVKMYDGIYVRIPNEKIFTSNITNYVQNAARRFEYEIGIRYQDDADKAIRITRGVIASHPFALKNPAPSVYVDNLGDDGVNLMVRIWAPAREWWDVRTDLLWRIKQELEANGIEMPFPQRTVWFADGLEVKNRAARKNEREE
- a CDS encoding MBL fold metallo-hydrolase gives rise to the protein MPTIIEVYNNIPCREGLTPDWGFSCLVEEAGLLFDTGERGDVLLRNMQALGIDPAAVGTLVLSHDHHDHIGGIAAILAANPSMEVYVHDGFSEKTLALIREYTEPRITAGWTGIAEGIAATGPLGTDIREQSLAIAVPDGYLVVTGCAHPHVGRIVDRVSEVGPVWGVIGGLHTVTDEDVGALAGVKYLSASHCTDRIGDLAGRYPDSFRPGGAGRVHRV
- a CDS encoding SIMPL domain-containing protein, which gives rise to MRGKTALLGIALMVLCAAVIGNVTAQLPEESKDKLIYVFGTGKVTTTPDQAVIVFAVETEHADVKTAQQENARKMDTVINALKNAGIPARDIRTAAYSIYPVTESDSRPFGDSKVRFYRVTNTLEVTLNDVNRAGEIVDIAVANGANRVDRFAFTLSDARQQEFRSQALTAAVAQARGDADAVAAALGKRIVDVKEVNVGNNYIPMAYDSRYMGMEKAVGSAVPTPLEAGEIDVTASVSISYVIV
- a CDS encoding potassium channel family protein, which codes for MRGPLARYLARARAMQFHYLLAALILLLAVYPYVGADPIALKVLSWFVLTTGVYAVSNRRRQVVIAALLAVPAFGLGWLYIITGVPALGTAESIFTLLFYAFTALICLLRVVSARRVTSDTISGAVSVYLLMGLTWATAYSLVETVNPGSFASSQPDAAFTFPTFIYYSFVTLATLGYGDITPLTDQARSLALLETVSGTLYIAVLIARLVAAAGLIPESGGE
- a CDS encoding serine/threonine-protein kinase, producing MRPDRMAALLFAAALLLAALVPAVAGAGGPPEHSSASEKALEATKKPDNGKGGTTPEPTPTTVPSPEPTVTPATTPTALPSPEATVTPVPTETVASPGQDGSPWPGVLLALLLVGAGAAIGMHLRRPQEEAAAATVPPDAYQTMPPLHPPGFPAELAGRYDRVAFVGRGGLGQVFSAMRGDDGMTVAVKVPVSYDEATGKTFMREMRFQEDLVHPNIVRVRSVNILPIPFVEMEYLPRSLDSLKKPLPPAEALRIAAGIAAGLAYAHGRGIVHRDIKPGNILLADDLTPKIADWGTSTRPAETRETGAAGFTLAYAAPEQIDPERFGRTGAATDIYQLGAVLYEMATGKTPFAGEGAGELALAVRNAEPAPPSALDPALAGLDAVILRCLAKDPADRYRSAGEMLDAIRALEAGA